From a region of the Roseivirga sp. 4D4 genome:
- a CDS encoding AAA family ATPase, giving the protein MEEVVSNDLKKEHQEKINRVASEVSKIVVGQEYMVNRLLIGLFTNGHILLEGVPGIAKTLTVNTLAEVLHLDFQRIQFTPDLLPADLVGTMIYNQKKAEFEVKKGPIFGNVILADEVNRAPAKVQSALLEAMQEKTVTIGETSYKLDRPFIVLATQNPIDQEGTYSLPEAQIDRFMLKVKVDYPTKEDELEVMRRMANMKFRPEIETLLTKEDIFAIRDEVNAVTISESLEKYIIELVFATRHPKEYGLDEEAYYMQFGASPRASINLNLAAKAIAFFNQRDYVLPEDIKEIASDVLNHRVILNYEAEADGITTEQIIEKLLKKIPINH; this is encoded by the coding sequence ATGGAAGAGGTTGTATCAAACGACTTAAAAAAAGAACATCAGGAAAAAATCAATCGAGTTGCTTCTGAAGTAAGTAAAATCGTTGTAGGCCAGGAGTATATGGTCAACCGATTATTGATTGGTCTATTTACTAACGGTCACATTCTCTTAGAAGGTGTTCCAGGTATCGCAAAGACTTTGACAGTTAACACGCTTGCTGAAGTCCTCCATTTAGATTTTCAACGTATCCAGTTTACGCCAGACCTTTTACCTGCAGATTTGGTGGGTACTATGATTTATAACCAGAAGAAAGCCGAATTCGAAGTGAAAAAAGGCCCAATCTTTGGTAATGTAATCCTAGCGGATGAGGTAAACCGTGCTCCTGCAAAGGTGCAATCGGCCTTACTTGAGGCTATGCAGGAAAAGACCGTGACCATTGGTGAAACGAGTTACAAGCTTGACAGACCTTTCATCGTATTGGCTACTCAGAACCCAATCGATCAGGAAGGAACCTATAGCCTGCCGGAAGCACAGATTGACAGGTTCATGTTAAAGGTTAAGGTAGATTATCCTACCAAAGAAGATGAGCTAGAAGTAATGCGCAGGATGGCTAACATGAAATTCCGTCCGGAAATTGAAACGCTACTGACGAAAGAAGACATCTTTGCCATCAGAGATGAGGTGAATGCAGTCACTATATCTGAATCGTTGGAGAAATATATCATTGAACTGGTTTTCGCTACACGCCATCCAAAAGAGTATGGCCTAGACGAAGAAGCCTATTATATGCAGTTCGGAGCTTCTCCAAGAGCTTCGATTAACTTAAACCTTGCAGCTAAGGCAATCGCTTTCTTTAATCAGCGTGACTATGTATTACCAGAGGACATCAAAGAGATTGCTTCTGATGTACTGAATCACAGAGTTATACTCAATTATGAAGCTGAGGCTGATGGTATTACCACCGAACAGATCATAGAGAAGCTCCTAAAGAAGATTCCAATCAATCACTAA